DNA sequence from the Chroogloeocystis siderophila 5.2 s.c.1 genome:
TGAAGAAGAATACACCGAGTTAGCAAGTGCGGTAGACGAAATTGCTGAAAGAATTCGCGCATTAGGCTATCCAGCACCTGGAACTTATAGCGAATTTGCCGAGCTAAGCTCGATTCCAGAGACGAAGGGTGTTCCCAAAGCTGAAGACATGATTCGGCTATTAGTAGAAGGTCAAGAAGCAGTCGTCCGCACCGCACGTTCAATTTTCCCTGTTGTTGAGCGCGTCAACGACGAGCCGACGGCGGATCTTTTAACGCAGCGGATGCAGGTTCACGAAAAGAATGCTTGGATGCTTCGCAGCTTGTTAGAGCAGTAAGAGGGTTCAGAGGTCTGAGCTTAGATTTTAGTTAAGGTGATTTTGCCCCTTTAATCCCCACAAGTGGGAGACTTTGAGGAGATCTTGGCGCAAAATGATTTGTTGTAAGGAAGAAGCCTTAGTAATTAATAAGACCTCCTGCATGAATTGCACTCTTCCTACGACTCCCTTCGGAGCTATCTAGGCAAAGCCTACCTTCAGACACTAAAACAAGATTTGTGAGAGGGTAGGGCATGCCTTTTTGTTTATTTAGGTGCGATATTCATTCGCGATCGCATTCATAGCAGAGATCAGTTAACAGTGGACAGTGAAGAGAGTGTGGGAAGACTGTTTCAACTTACGCGTGGCGTGTTCAATGTCCTAACTACCTCAACGAAACTGCTATACGCAGGAGGTTTAAAGATTAAGGTTGTTTTCTCATCCGTGTTTTTTGATATGGCTTTATTGTTGCGACAATTAAGCTATGAACGCACAAGACAAATCCTCAAGTAGGAATCCAGAATTAACTTCCGATTCCGATCACCTTACT
Encoded proteins:
- a CDS encoding Dps family protein, encoding MQTQSKVMPVNIGINEEDRKEIAQGLSRLLADSYSLYLKTHNFHWNVTGPMFQTLHVLFEEEYTELASAVDEIAERIRALGYPAPGTYSEFAELSSIPETKGVPKAEDMIRLLVEGQEAVVRTARSIFPVVERVNDEPTADLLTQRMQVHEKNAWMLRSLLEQ